The DNA region actcattcagtggcaaattactcccactcggttgactagattcaggcatctcctgatctgttgataaaggaacattatcctcctcctctatctcatatagaggaattgtcttatcaacttcacctcgtgttgcgAACTCAatttctagaaaagtagcatctcttgactctatttcagatatggttccatcttgtcgctcaccaataaaaacataacccttagaagtctcagagtaccttataaagatacacttcttacctctgggtcctaatttttcatattcgtgagtcttatcatgaacgtaggcagctaacccccaaggtctcagattactcaaatccggctttctgtctgtccaacgttcatgtgggatagatggaactgactttgaaggcactttgttaagtatataggtcgcaactaataatgcatctccccaaaaggagattgacaaattagtCTGCGTTATCATAGACCTAACATTAaaaaagagtcctatttcttctttcagcaatcccattttgctgtggagttccagggatagttagttgtctaataatccctttctcattacacattgtcttgaattgATCAGATaaatattctcctccatggtcagtgcgcaaggttttaaccttacattccaattgattctcaacttcgttcaagtaacgaaaaAAGCAATCCAAtgtttcagatttgtgagaaatcaaatacacatgaccaaaacgtgtgaaatcatcgataaatgtaatgaaataagaactctcatttctagccttcacattcattgaaccacaaatatccgaatgaattaattgcaatggtaatTCATCCCTAATAACCTTACCAAATGATTTTCTAGTCGTCTTTcccgcaagacaatgctcacatatagacaagttaatcttagcatgagtgcctaatagactctccttagctaatctattcattcgttcttatcCTATATGTctcaatctagcatgccaaattccatcattaacatcagcattactagtaagagcaatgtttgaaaaacaaccatcattattatttggttctacatcaagaaccataaaatcatttgttacaaaatcatacccaattaacacagagttaattcgaagttccacacaacggctataaaaatttacattgtaacctaaatcaagaagacaaataacggaaaccagattccatcgaatctcaggagcgtacaggacatcatgtagaaacaaggtgcctccaccacgtaggttgagcttgcaagtgcgaattcctttgacttcaattcttacattgtttcctacatatatccatttgttgccagatggtacccgacggtactccacatatatagctcgatcacgagctacgtggttcgttgctcctgaatctacaatccacaaaggatacgaatcaactaacaacactgtacttgcaacatattgctcgtggaaagaagacaaaaatggatctacctttttaggctcagtacaataccaagcaaaatggcccttcttgccccagttgaagcaagtcaacctgctcttaggtttttgtttatatttctttcctttcttcttgatttggtttttcggagcaacaacattagcctcctttcctttcctctttcctttcttaaaccacttgttcttattcttgtaaccagaaccttcagctacgaaagcttgacccgaaatccttgcAAATTCAATCCTCTctgcctcaagttccacatgacgtgagacatcagtgaaagtcttgatactttcactatgggtcaggttctgtttcatcgttttccaagaatcaggaagggaacggataactgtctgaacctgttgttcatcggtcaacgtataactagcagtcttaagctctcgaatcatgttactcatctccctgagatgttgggccatggtaacattcaagcgctttttacaactatcaaacttgatagttagctgacggagcttactcagactgactccactgtacttctctctaagggctacccagacagcatgagccgatggtaatggctcatattcAAATATCAGGTCAttcaccattgaactaatcaatatgcccttagcaatggagtcattccttttccatgccttataggcatcaaggtcacgtctgtgctgtgctgaagaaccatcaaccggttcctccataatttggtttacagcctccagaactttttgttcctcaagaacatattgtatcttgaggtgccagattttgtagttatccccatataatttctcacccttattgagttcagctatgatgattttagttgccatgatctacataaataaacaaattatttattatattaGTGTAATTCACATATGTGCAATcaattattgactcagtgtaaattagaattagtttacaaaatcaagtgataacattgtttccactcatcatttgtatattCTAAtttaatcaacactgatcaatcatattacacacatcccatctaatgaatgaatcattattaaaatgaactaatcatttttcatatgaactaatcatatggatatatgaacaaatcatattcacatgaactaatcatgtcatgaaatgaactaatcatttccaagtttgttaacatataacataacttttcattatttaattctgttcatacataatgacagaaattattacatgactcaaaactagatgagctaacactgttcgtacataacgacagtaaacagaacactaatagactagataagctagcactactcccacaaggataaatgctagagcagtgggtAATTGCATCCCATTCATCCTGGATTCTATGATGGGTGGATCagcctcagatgtatccatcagatccatttctggatcttctacacactcttgaggatcctcctctgattcttctagatccatctctagatcctcctcgggatcctcaggatccatttctggatcctcttcaaattcttcgaggttcattttcggatcatcttcagattcttcgggatttggatcctcctctaaatcttcagaatccatttctggatcctcctcagattctttGAGGTCCATATTTTCGGGATCTGGATTCATCAAGACCCCATTCCAAATGAAGcaactgtctgcacatctctgaatatgagatgtgtccatcagaatcatcccaaagttggaatgctatttGCCTTATATGTTTCGATAATGAATAAATCAGATATCATCTTCTTTCTGTTTCCTAgactggatacccttcttgctcaatattccagaacaaccaatcgagccgaccaataagtcTACCGACTCCATGATCCGggtcatattccagcttcttgatctcctcccacaGCTCATGTTGTCGTACATAGCGACCAGTCATAGTGTATATCGTTCTttgtatctggaattgaaaatcatgatgtcagtacaaaaccgactgacCAGTAACAAAAATTGGTcaaattcaattcccacatataaaacaaaatatacagaatacacaagcaattaagaaaaacaatttttttttattttggggagtctcatgtgactgaTACATTGGATTGGTCGATCAGGAATCCGAATCTTAAGTTTAATCTACTGtcttcattagaactaatctaattggacctatgttctgttattgtttaaacTCATTTGAATCAATCACAGACTTATTAATTAAACTTAGATTCGTTTGATTCGTCCaattgcccattggattaagtctgactcattagaacaaatctaatgtttctgatcaaatctgacacaacggaactaatccggtcatatttgatcaacccaacttctgtaatcaaaaccatcctaattaattcaataataaaccgagctggttaaactaacaaataatttgaactagctttaggtattattgaatcaatttggtctgcttaaattaattaataatttaattagacCTGTATTTGATCTGCCAAGTTGGTCTGATTCCATTTAtagtaaattgaaccataaattaattaaatatttatttattaattaataatacatatctatatgtatttaattaattaataaaaatatttaattagatCTTAAACTACTGTTGTACGTGAAGGAGAAAGAATTAAAAACATGCATGCATTTACacgttttttttaaatattttttttttatcttcttcaCTGTGCTTCGTACAAACAGTACATGCCTTTAATCAATTCCAGGTTTCCTTAATCGATTcagttcatgtttttttttcttacagTACTTCGTAAAAATACTGTTCATTCCATTTTTCttctcttcaatcgattgaagtaaTTTCTTCTTCAAACTGTGCTTCGTCAAAAGCACTGTTCATTCcgcgattttgaatcgattggagtattccaatcgattcaatccaattgaatcgattggttaatcgattcaattgatgaacagtATCGTCTTCTTCAcgatagaagaagaaaaacacgaaTTTTTTCGCGTCGATTTCCATGCTTTCAAAATTATGCATGCTCTGATACTaatgttggtagttttgagagcatgaaacaaaatCTAAATAATGCGataaccactcacagtgatctcccgaagaattGCAACCGAAGACGCTGCAAACTGATGCCTTGATGGCAactttcaatggaggaagatgaaggtgaatggaCACCCCTTTATCTTCccgacgttgcaactgatgcaacgtttAACATACCCAAATCAATTTGACTCGACTCGAGTTCATCTCGACTTTAATTTCCAACTCAATTGACCTTTGACTTCATCATGCCACCTAGGACTGACCATATCAATTATCATGGGcaaagtataatttttaaataagtttatacTCTGTggagttaaaattttaaatatttttagaatcATAAGCAAACACGCTACAATTTATATTTAAGGGAATGATATACGTATGTATTAGGGCAGGGGAAGACGAGGAACAGCACGTAGACAGAGATCCGTCTTCCTTTTTGACGTTAACTTGAACGTCTCCCTCATATCCAGTTCGATCTCTTTCTCCGGCAACTTCCAGTCGAAGTAGTAGAGGAGGCAAGCGAGAGGGAACTCGACGGTGGCCACCCCGAATCCCATCCCGGCGCACATCCTCCTCCCCGATCCGAACGGCAACAGCTCGAAGTGAGTTCCCTTGTAGTCCACTGCGCTCTCCTCGAACCTCTCCGGCCGGAATTCCTCGGCGTCATCGCCCCATACTGCAGGGTCCCTCGCGATGGCCCACGCGTTGACCAGCACCCGAGTGTTGGCTGGGATCTGGTAGCCGAGCAGCTCGGTTGGTTCGAGGCAGATGCGGATGAGAAACGGCGCCGGAGGGTGGAGCCGCAGGGTCTCCTTGATCACCAGCTTCAGGTAGCTCAGTTTACCCACATCCTCCTCCGCCGGCTTCCCCTCGCCACCGAAGGTTTCTCGCACTTCTTGTTGGGCTCGCTTCATCACGGCCGGGTTCCGGATGAGCTCCGACATGATCCATTGCAGAGTGGTGCTGGAGGTGTCGCTTCCGGCGACGAACAGATCCTGAAAATTGAGGATTAGAGAATTCATGATAAGAAAATGAGCAAGAACAACACAAGTGCGACGAATGAATTGTGAATTGTTGATCGATCACCATGGCGATAGCAATGATGAACTCATCTGTTAGAGAAAACGGAAGGCTTTCTTCGTGTTGGATTCTCAGCATCACATCGATCAAGTCTTTCTCTTCTTTCTCACCGCTCAGCTCCCACGCCGCCCGGTGCTCATCCAAAATGCTGCCGATTATGAGATCGATTTGGGCGAGCAACCTCGTCAGTTTGCGTCGAACGCCGTTGAGGGAGCCGATGAGCCCTGCCCAGGACGGAAATGAGTCGACCAAGCTGAATCCGCTCATCTCCTCGATGGACTCATCCACCAACGCCAAGAACTCCTTTTGATACCTGCAAATTAGGCTTATCGATTCAATTCGGTAAGAAAATTCTGCAATCGATCGAACTGTGGTGATCATCACTCCGCTCCTACCTGCACTTGCCTCCGATCAGGGCGCGGGCGGTTATGTCGTTGGTGAGCCGCATGATCTGGGCGCTCAGATTCACGATGGAACCGCTGGCTTCGCTTGCGACAGAACGGAGCATGTTCACGGTCTCCTGCTCGCGGATGGAGCGGAAGAACCGCACCTGCTTGGCGCTGAGGAGGGACATGGTGCTCATCTTGCGGAGCTCGCGCGAGTTGGAGCCGTAGGGAGTGAACAGCACGCCCTTGCCTCCGAAGGAAAGGATCTTGTAGGCCAGCGACGCCGGCCGGTTCGCGAAGACGGCATCGCGGGTCTTGGTCACCTCGGCTGCCGATTCCGGGGAGGAGACCACCACGGTGGAGATCTCCCCCAGCTTCAGGTGCATCACCGGGCCGTATTGTTTGGCCAGGGCGGCCATGGATTTTTGCGGCAATTCTCCAACGAGGTGCATATGCTTCCGATGACGGGCAGCGGCCGTGGTCCGGGAGGAAGCAGGCTGCTGGCACGCTGCATGTTCCTGAgcttgaggaggaggaggaggagcagtaAGGAAGAACTGAGGAAGGAAGTGATAGAGAGATCCATTGCCATTACTCAACTCTGTTTGTGTTTGTGGCATGTGTGATGATGGAGGAATTGATGCGTTTATATCTACTGTGACAATATCTTGAcgatatttatttataaatatcataataaataccgacatttatcaaaaacttaaaaaaataaaaattaaataataaattagaccTTTCTCATGACatttttaataaatgtcattattgATATATGAATACTTAGTTTAATTTATAAGTATGAGTTAACgtaacttaattaaaatccttCTCCATTTATTTTCTTGTGCCAATCTTTTTTCTCGCGCGGCTAGGTTTCTTTTTCACACAAAACCTTTGTTCTTCTTCGATCGAGCTTATTCTCCTTCGATCGATCTCCTCTTTTCCCTACGCCACACAGTTCTGTTCTTCGCATGCCGCAAGTCACCACTTACACAGACCTCTTTCTCTTGCGTCGAACTTCTTTCTCACACCGCACACGACTAGGTTTTGCTTTTCACACACCACCTCATTCTCCTTAGATTTCCTCTCTTTTCCCTACGCCACACCTCTCGCTCACAACGCACACGCGCGAGTTCTATTTTTTGGACGCAGCTACATTTCTTTCTCACGCCGCAAGTCGCCGCTCACACAtagggttgtaaacgagccgagctttggggtattcaagtttatttgataaggtagccgagccgagcttaaaatgaaccaagcttttgagatgagtgttcaagcttggctcggtttattttttatgagcttgagcttgtttgaagcttggcttgagcttggtttgtttagatgttatcaagctctcaattcaaacttggcttgagcttggtttgagcttggttcgtttagatgttatcaagctctcaattcaaacttgtttgattgtttgattggttattgagcttgataatttaaacttatttgtttattttattatttatttaacatattgaaaagagttttattaatgaatattgttcacgaacattaacgagctgaacacatatgtgtccaagtttgtttatttaatttaatgagctgtttgagcttgtttgtttaattaatcttgtatatattaaacgaacataaacaaactcttaccaagtcgaacaccaaacttgttcacaaatgcttagttcatttacaaccctactcaCATTGACCTTTGCTGCCTTTTCCAAGAACGTGTCGAATCCACCCTTCATCTTCTTAGATTTGAGTATGTGCTAATCCTctcttgtttctaggttttgcagatctttttttttgttttgttttgcttAATGTTACATTTATGTGTAAGTAGAGTAGTCTATTCTGCTAAAACATGTCCAATTTTTTCCTCCTATTTTTCATTTGTTTTAGGAGAATTCTAAATCCACTTCCATAATGTTATTATCTTTTGAATTTGGTTCCAACTAACCTACATTCAAGCATGTAAACATCTTGTTTTaattgtattttgttcttctcTAATGCACTGATTTGTGTTGGTTTTGACCTTTTGCCTACTATCTCTGTGAATGATATCTTTCTGTGTATATGACAATtgatacggttagtgatggaggggcccaagaggaaaggattagaaaagtccaggctatgtggcggtcaaaagtcacgaggaggtggcggtcaatagtcatggcgacttggcggtcaaaaaagcaggctgacagggcagtcagggctcagcataggTAGAAGCGGGTTGGAATCGGCAGAGCTGAGAggagtcagctcgatccacaagcctgcagtagagggcccggaaatacagagcacataggccggtcagggtcggcagagctgagcggagtcagcccgagccacagacctgcggttgagggccaggaagtacaaagcgcaggatgcaagtcggtatcAGCGAGCTAAGCGAGGCAAGctgaagtataggccaatgggtggGCAGCAGTGGCTGGAGTCGGCCGAGCTCTGACTGCGGTTGAGGCAAATCTGAGCCAGGCGGTCGAGCGGCAGGTGATCGAGCGGCCGAGCTACTGGACTGCGGTTGAGGGGAAGTACAAAGCGGGATGCAAGTCGGTGTCAGCGAGCTAGCGAGGCCAAGctgaagtataggccaatgggtggGCAGAGCTGATCGAAGCGGCCAGAGCTCTGGACTGCGGTTGAGGCGAAATCTGAGCATAGAGGCGGTCGCAGCGGTGATCGAGCGGCCGAGCTCTGCAGACTGCGGTTGAgaccaggaagtacaaagcgcggGATGCAAGTCGGTGTCAGCGGAGCTAAGCGAGGCCAAGAACtagaagtataggccaatgggtcaagggcggcagagctgagcggaggCCGGCTACGGACTGGCTTTCAAAGACAAAGGTTGTGTTGAGCAGTAGCGAAACACTATACTCTCTGCAGTTTCCCTCAGTCGGCGGAAAGAACCACAGTGCCGTGGTGCGGGGAAACTCTAGCTGGGAGGGCTAAGGATCCTGGAGCCGGATGGTTCAGTGCGACGGTAATCATGCGATACGCAATGTTCCTTTGGGGATGAAAAGATTGTGTTTTGCCGTGTCCTCATTGGACTTCTCAGGACAGCCGACATGGTCGAAGGTGGATAATTTGAGAGATGCATTGTTCACGATATGAAGAGTAACTCAATACTAGCGCCCATCCAGGAAGGCGGGTTCTAGCAGGAGGGCGCATAAAGGGAGAAATCCCTCGTGCAGCGCACACACTCCTCGTCACATTTTCCTGGctgttttccttttcttcttacatgcCTTTTGGGAAAAGGacgacttaagcgtcggagggcggATCAGGGACTTTTCCACaggttttggtctctaacgtgagaggGGATGCGAGTGTGCGCGAGGTCCTGGTGCATCGACCACCGTGGGGAGCTGCACCGCCCGACTTTCCGTCAGCCTTGATCCACCGCGACCGGCCGTTCGACTCGGCTTAGgaaggatcaaatttggcgccgtctgtgggaacacaacaacctgttccggagcgtgaagatggaggactccggtcgaagctctagccggaggatCAACGTAACTATGACTGCGGGGGAGTTCGAGCTTTTCAAGGAGGTTAGGAAGCAGGCCGTCTCCGAAAGACAAGGCACAGTTTCACGACCTCGCCTAGCCCTTGAGGTATCCAAAGAACTAGCTCCCGCTTCCGACaggagctcaaagaggaagcagccgGAAGAACTTCTGCGTgcttcattccgagagcctcgccgcGATTATCATCGGGCCGGACCTCGCGGGACTAGTCCAAAGAAGGAGGAGCCGCCAGCCTCAgtggcggaaagctctctacacccgcctcgggattcaggaaaggggaagGCCGTGATCATGGCTGAAGATCTGCCCGAAGATCCTGACGATAAGGTACCTTTCTCCGCCCAGATCTTGAAAGAAAGCCTGCCGAGGGATTACCGAGCCCCAAACATTagagaatatgatgggagcaaggacccagaagagcatctgagaaagttcaagaacgcggctatattgtatcaatatagcgatgccgtcaaatgccgagtcttcctgcacactctgtcgggatcggcgcaaaagtggttcgatggattgcccccagaatCCATCAGCCGCTTCAGGGacttcaaaacggccttcctgcGCCGTTTCGCTAGCAGTCGTAAGTACCAAAAAAtcgaccactgtctttttgctcttAAGCAGGAGTCAACTGAGCCCCTGCGAAGCTACATCAATCGATTCAGTCAAGTAGCCAACGACGTCCCctgaaggggaattcttcagagatctcatcaaaaatcccgcCCGAAGTTTTGACGATATGGTAGAGAAAGCTTCGTGCTATATCaaagtggaagaagcgcaggccgcCAGGCGGGAAGccgagaagacggtggcaccaggcaaccgacctgaaagaagAGCACCACAGCCAGCCCAGCCCTTCCAGCGcattcaacccaggcctgccccccAGCCCGCTCTGGGAGCCAGGCCAGCTCCGCGAGTCGCCGCCATACAAGCtcccaggcctggaccaaggggagcaccatattgcacatatcatcggtccaggacgcacgatCTCAGCAACTGCTTCTAATTCGCCCGGGATTCCAGGCGAGCTGCGGAGCAAGGCTTGCCTCCCCCGGCGCTAGCGCCCCAAAtacatgttaggaccaaaagtagctagaggggggggggggtgaatagctcgtcgcgtttgctcgttgctcggcgttgctcggcgttgctcgtttcttcaaagatgtgcagcggaaatacaaagaaacaatcacacaacgctaacaaggttggtttacttggtatccacctcacaagaggtgactaatccaaggatccacaccaacacacacaccctccactaataaaactctcctttatggtaactaccaagggcggagaagccctacaagactcaatacaagaagagagggaaaggatacaagaaatacaagcttacaagcttacaatgagtataaaccctaaccctagcttctcttcttggctttgatccgcctcttgacttggagaacttccaagatccttcaagaactggcgatctgagctttgtgagtgctgtggaggagctggcgagagatctggagtgaatcggtgaagagatcaGGAAGAATCGTGCGCTGCGGCCTTTATCGGCCTTGCGGTCGGATCcgtcgattcgaatgttcccaatcgatcgggaggctttggatcgatccacggatcgatcgagcaCCTATTGCTGCGataacgctggatcgatccacggatcgatccggcgctatcgCGCGGCGACAtcgtccgtcgattcagcgatAGATTGGGACAtccggatcgatcacggatcgatcgaggCTCTTCGCTAGAAAaggcactggatcgatccagcgatcgatccaacgtagttttgcccaaaaccaagttctaagcctctcaaaccaacatccggtcaaccttgacctgttggtacatcatgcctagcatatgGTCACTcatttgacctgctaggacttcccaccaagtgtctggtcaatccctttgacccacttggaattttctattcatgccaagtatctggtcactcccttgacctacttggacttccaccagatgtccggtcaatccctttgacctatctgtatttcctcgtgccaagtatccagtcaatcctttgacctacttggacttccaacaccagatgtccgatcgtccttgatccatctggattttcccttgcctggcttcactcaccaggactttcacctagcttcactcactagggttttccatctgcctagcttcactcactagggctttcacctagcttcactcactagggttttcaatctgcctagcttcactcactaggacttcccttctgcctagcttcacttaccagtaCTTCCATTTAcataacatcccagttaggacttcccagtcaagtatccggtcaaccttgacatacttgactcttcttcaatcaatttcttattgtcaaacatctaaactcaaaccaagactcagcttggtcaaccaggtcaaccttgacctgagggatgttgcaccaacaatctccccctttttgatatttgacaataccacaataacacttacaataccacatgtaagttaggttaaccctatagcctcaatcttcatgccactaggtaatgaacacataaattaagctcttcattctccccctaagagggcacactccctctaggtaatgaaagcctaactttcacccattcacaggtcctttcattctccccctattggcacacatcaacccatctttgggcacacatcaacctatgccccaattttgggtacacatcaacaactccatttgttgacgactctccccctgaagagttgctcatcgttgttcacaacatcactcgttgtgatcaacacgataatgacggtctcatacccttcattcatccttaacttctccctcaatgtagacaaatacccaaccttgagcattttctaaccacttgagttcctacttgaaataatgaggatatccactccccatttcaagttcaaaagctcatacatgagcattttctttaaagaaggttaaccaccttccaaggttcatgaaaaataatatttcacgtctttaaagagtccctccccctaaagacatggtggtaacttctgtcattgcaccaacaatgacttggaatccctaaacctttaggaaacccaaatttagaagttttgaggttcaaatactcaaaatttgaaacaaacctcaacttaaactttaatgaagtcttccttaaccaatccatccttgttttcacatgaaaacaccctttgtatgtatataaatgtattttaggagtttggaatggttacctagactcaaagaggttcaaagat from Zingiber officinale cultivar Zhangliang chromosome 4B, Zo_v1.1, whole genome shotgun sequence includes:
- the LOC121978411 gene encoding desmethyl-deoxy-podophyllotoxin synthase-like produces the protein MPQTQTELSNGNGSLYHFLPQFFLTAPPPPPQAQEHAACQQPASSRTTAAARHRKHMHLVGELPQKSMAALAKQYGPVMHLKLGEISTVVVSSPESAAEVTKTRDAVFANRPASLAYKILSFGGKGVLFTPYGSNSRELRKMSTMSLLSAKQVRFFRSIREQETVNMLRSVASEASGSIVNLSAQIMRLTNDITARALIGGKCRYQKEFLALVDESIEEMSGFSLVDSFPSWAGLIGSLNGVRRKLTRLLAQIDLIIGSILDEHRAAWELSGEKEEKDLIDVMLRIQHEESLPFSLTDEFIIAIAMDLFVAGSDTSSTTLQWIMSELIRNPAVMKRAQQEVRETFGGEGKPAEEDVGKLSYLKLVIKETLRLHPPAPFLIRICLEPTELLGYQIPANTRVLVNAWAIARDPAVWGDDAEEFRPERFEESAVDYKGTHFELLPFGSGRRMCAGMGFGVATVEFPLACLLYYFDWKLPEKEIELDMRETFKLTSKRKTDLCLRAVPRLPLP